One part of the Sphingobacterium sp. LZ7M1 genome encodes these proteins:
- the nhaA gene encoding Na+/H+ antiporter NhaA, translating to MAKLINLNVFKDFFASSNAGGIMLFLCVILSMIIANSPLAAALQNLLDLPLGFETESIHLKYSVLLWINDGLMAVFFLLVGLEIKREIVEGELSSPKKASLPILCAIGGAVVPALIYLSFNAGQETASGWGIPMATDIAFALAVINLLGNRIPSSLKIFLAALAIVDDLIAILVIAFFYSSGIELTYLYYAVAGMVVLILMNKFNVLNPYLYLIPGVFIWYFIHHSGIHATIAGVLVAMTIPTNDTAIESPLERLEHALTKPVNFLIIPLFAFANTNITLEKEMLGGLTSGLGLGISLGLLVGKPIGILLTSFLCTKAKLSSLPEGSNWKHIIGVGLLAGIGFTMSIFIAILSFSNPDHVSEAKLSILLTSLLAGVFGYLALNSKKEYK from the coding sequence ATGGCTAAATTAATTAATCTGAACGTTTTTAAGGATTTCTTTGCGTCGAGTAACGCGGGTGGGATCATGTTGTTTCTATGTGTTATCCTATCCATGATCATTGCAAATAGTCCCTTGGCGGCAGCCCTTCAAAATCTTTTGGACCTGCCACTAGGTTTCGAAACGGAATCCATTCACTTGAAATATTCAGTTCTGCTGTGGATCAATGATGGTCTGATGGCTGTTTTCTTTTTATTGGTAGGGTTGGAGATCAAACGTGAAATCGTGGAAGGTGAACTGTCTTCACCTAAAAAAGCGAGTTTACCGATTTTATGTGCTATTGGTGGTGCTGTTGTGCCTGCATTGATCTATTTGTCCTTTAATGCTGGACAGGAAACGGCAAGTGGTTGGGGTATCCCAATGGCGACGGACATTGCCTTTGCATTGGCGGTGATCAATCTGTTGGGAAACAGGATTCCTTCCAGTCTCAAGATATTCCTAGCTGCCTTGGCTATCGTGGATGACTTGATCGCTATCTTGGTGATCGCGTTTTTCTATTCTTCGGGAATTGAATTGACTTATCTATACTATGCAGTTGCGGGTATGGTTGTATTGATCCTGATGAACAAATTCAATGTGCTGAATCCTTACCTGTATTTGATTCCGGGTGTTTTTATTTGGTATTTTATCCATCATTCCGGTATCCACGCTACTATTGCTGGGGTTTTGGTGGCGATGACCATTCCTACCAATGATACGGCAATTGAATCGCCATTGGAGCGTTTGGAGCATGCTTTGACCAAGCCGGTTAACTTCTTGATCATTCCACTTTTTGCTTTTGCCAATACCAATATAACCCTGGAAAAGGAAATGTTGGGCGGACTGACTTCTGGCTTAGGGTTGGGGATTTCATTGGGATTATTGGTCGGGAAACCGATCGGTATCCTGTTAACTTCCTTTTTATGTACGAAGGCTAAACTAAGTTCTCTACCTGAAGGAAGTAATTGGAAGCATATTATTGGAGTAGGGCTGTTGGCTGGTATTGGTTTTACCATGTCCATCTTTATCGCCATCTTATCGTTTAGCAATCCAGACCATGTTTCTGAAGCTAAACTATCCATTTTATTGACTTCTTTATTGGCGGGGGTATTTGGATATCTCGCCTTAAATTCCAAGAAAGAATATAAGTAA
- a CDS encoding sodium:alanine symporter family protein has protein sequence MQEIIDKIYSIVWSDALVYLCLLAGVYFTVRFKFPQLIYLKEMIRLLFKGNSSKKGISSFQAFSLAISGRVGTGNIAGVATAIGMGGPGAVFWMWIIAFLGSSSAIIEATLGQLYKEEKDGQYRGGPAYYIQKGLKSKVFAWIFAIVTIISTGFLLPSVQSNSIALAMKSAFDLSPMVIGIFLVLLLGFIIIGGVKRISKVAEYVVPFMAGAYILMAVVIIILNIQQVPAVFKLIFQSALNLDATFGGIVGSAISWGVKRGIYSNEAGQGTAPHAAAAAEVSHPVKQGLVQGFSVYVDTLFVCTATALMILFTGQYNVADSAGGFIVQHIPGIEAGPEFTQLAVSQHFPSLGAGFIAIALMFFAFTTIMAYYYIAECNVSFIGKNRSRTALIWVLRVMILGSVYLGCISTAKMAWDLGDIGVGMMAWLNMIAIILLHNKVLKLFKDYNQQRKEGKDPVFNNAETKFSDVGIWEKNKNI, from the coding sequence ATTTATTTGAAAGAGATGATCCGCCTTCTCTTTAAAGGCAATAGTTCCAAAAAGGGAATATCCTCTTTTCAGGCTTTTTCATTGGCCATATCGGGTCGGGTGGGGACAGGAAACATTGCTGGTGTGGCTACAGCCATTGGTATGGGTGGACCAGGCGCCGTATTCTGGATGTGGATCATTGCTTTCTTGGGAAGTTCATCGGCGATTATTGAGGCCACTCTTGGTCAATTGTATAAAGAGGAAAAGGATGGGCAATACCGCGGTGGACCAGCCTATTATATCCAAAAAGGGTTAAAGAGTAAGGTGTTTGCTTGGATATTTGCCATTGTGACCATCATCAGTACGGGTTTCTTATTGCCAAGTGTGCAGAGCAATAGCATTGCCTTGGCCATGAAGTCAGCTTTTGACCTTTCTCCAATGGTTATCGGGATCTTTTTGGTGCTGTTATTGGGTTTTATCATTATCGGTGGTGTAAAAAGAATCTCTAAGGTTGCCGAATATGTGGTTCCATTTATGGCTGGTGCATATATCTTAATGGCCGTTGTCATCATAATCCTAAACATCCAGCAAGTTCCGGCAGTTTTTAAACTGATCTTCCAGTCAGCCTTGAATTTGGATGCCACATTTGGCGGGATCGTGGGTTCCGCGATTTCTTGGGGTGTAAAACGAGGGATCTATAGCAATGAAGCCGGTCAAGGTACTGCGCCACATGCTGCAGCAGCTGCCGAGGTGAGCCATCCTGTAAAACAGGGTTTGGTGCAGGGTTTTTCAGTTTATGTGGATACTTTATTTGTTTGTACGGCTACGGCGTTGATGATCCTGTTTACAGGGCAATATAATGTAGCAGATTCCGCTGGCGGATTTATTGTGCAGCACATCCCAGGTATTGAAGCAGGTCCGGAGTTTACCCAATTGGCCGTTTCGCAGCATTTTCCTTCCTTAGGGGCGGGTTTCATTGCCATCGCATTGATGTTTTTTGCTTTTACAACGATTATGGCCTATTACTATATCGCCGAATGTAATGTGAGCTTTATAGGAAAAAACAGGAGCAGGACTGCCTTGATCTGGGTTTTGAGGGTGATGATATTGGGTTCGGTCTATCTAGGATGTATTTCAACAGCCAAGATGGCCTGGGATCTGGGCGATATTGGCGTAGGAATGATGGCTTGGCTAAACATGATCGCCATTATTTTGTTGCATAATAAGGTCTTGAAACTTTTCAAGGATTATAACCAACAACGAAAAGAAGGAAAGGATCCGGTATTTAATAATGCTGAAACGAAGTTTTCAGATGTGGGGATTTGGGAGAAAAATAAAAATATATAA